GCAGATGCATACACGAATCATTGGTAATCAAGACACGCAAAACACATGCAAATTTGCCTAAGCAGCACAATGGTTGTGGCACACGAAACAGTGAACAGATCACATTATGATGCAAGCACCCGCTTGATCCTCCTCGCAGATAACCCGGTAGCCGCTGTATCCGCCGCAGTACGGCGCGCGTGCGCCACCGTAGCAGCCGGCTGGCGGCGGCAGCGCCACGGCGGCGGTGTAGCCGTACGTCCTGCCGCAGTCTGAGCACCTGCAACTTCCGTAGTACCCCTGGTAGCATGACGCGCAGCACGTGCAGCGGCACGAGCCCACAGGTCGCGCCGGCAGCGAGGGGATCTCCACCATCGGCGGCCCGTTCCACGACGGCATCTCTCCCATCGGGTGCCTCCTCTCCCTCGGGTTCTTGTGGCACTCTGGCCCTGCTTCTGGCACGAAGTGGACCTGCATCTCCTTTGGCGTCTCAAGCTCGGCCGGTCTCTCTTTCGGCCTCTCCTCCTCCCTGACCGCCTGCATGGTCGCTGACATCTCTCTGTCCGGAGGGGGCTGCTGAGGGTGGTGGTATTCCTGTGGCTGCTCAGCGGGCGGCTGAGGGTGGTATGCCGGTTGCTGCTCGGTGTGCTGCTGAGGGTGGTATTCCTGTGGCTGCTCAGTGGGCGGCTGCTGGTGGTATGCCGGTGGCTGCTCAGTGGGCGGCTGAGGGTAGTATGCCTGTGGCTGCTGCTCGGTGGGCGGCTGAGGATGATATGCTTGTGGCTGctcagcgggcggcggcggtgactccttccccttcccctttgATTTTGATTTCTTTTTGCGACTGTTGCTCGGCGGTGGCCCGGCCATCTCTTCCGGCTTGCCGTCGCCCATGATTTGGACGCCCTTGATCACCTTGCCTCCTTTGCATCTGATCCTGCATGATAGCTTGTGTGGATCGAACGGCCCGTCGATGATGACTGCGTTATTGTTGGTGTCGAAGGAGATCGTCCTAATCCTCTCTTGATCTGCACAAGTCATTATCTTGTAAGATATACAGTAGCAAGTAAGAAATTTGTGTTCCTGATTGGTATGGCAAGCTCATGTGGAGAGTTTCTTTGTGACTGAGATGCATGAACGAACATATAGCATTAGTGCAGTACAGTCAGATGTTCTACGCACCTTGAAGGCTGCAAAGAATCTTGCGGATCTTTTTGTAGCACTGGTGGCAATCAAGGTCCACCCTTAAGATTATAGTGGAGATCTGTGTTGACAGAAGCATCAGTGAAGTAAATAGTTACTAATGAAGCCCCAAAATCAGTGCATACTTTCTAATTTCAGAGACGCTGAGCTTTTGTTCTTGGTTATCTTATGAATGAATGCTCACAATAGTTCTTTGGGACACAAAAACTGCAATTCCTTCACTACTTGATCAATAATAAGGGCATCTTTGGAACTCAGGTTTCTAAAAACTTATGAATAGGCAAAAAAGTATGGTTGAGATGTTATGACCTCTTTGGTCCATGGGAAACTATAATATGGGAATTTACTTGACTCATTTGATGCTAATAATTTCTGTAGGCGAATATGAAGTGACAGAAGATGTGTGGGAGGCACAAATACAAATTTCCATGAGGTCTAACCACTATTTTTCACTAGGTGGGGTTTAATCTCTTCTTAAAAATCCTATGAAATTGTGGTATAAGAAAACAATCCATATAAATTGATGGTCTCGCTTCTTTTATCCGAGTGACCCTAAATTTTTTTTTCCTACGAGCAGAAATCATGCAAAAATCTTATGAAAATCTCTTTGGTTTTTGTTACCAAGTGAATGACTAAGTCAGAAAATGGGAAGCAACATACACATGTGGACACATGGGTTTTGAATTACGAGAAGTATATACTTTTGCAGGCATAGATAGAAACTTGTAGCTCCTACTTTGTTTTTCTCCATAGAAAAAGAAACTTCGTTTTTCTCCATTGAACGAATCACTCACAAAGGGATAAACCCTAGAACAGATCGGAtgcaaataagagagagagagagagagagagagagagagagatcacctgATCTGTCATGCTGTTGTTGTGAGTTAGTGACCTAGTTGGTTtgtcgcagagagagagagagagaggcgcagggaaagagagagagagagaggtgcaggGGAAGAGAGGGGCGGGAGAGAGATATGTATGCaactgcagagagagagagagagagagagagagagagagagagagagagagagagagtctcgtGTGGTTGACACATGACAGTATGACACCTGGTCGTCTGGTTGAAGGCAGAAGCTTCGGATGATTTATCGAGCCGAATCTTTTGAAAACTCAGAGATGAAAAATGCAGCTGGCTACACCAAGTCATCAACGCAGTTACATCCTTCTAGCTACTTCTCTTTTGGGAAAAGGTAGAAGACCGATGCTGGCGAATGTTGCTACCTAATTAAGTACGAAGTGAGGCCATGGAATCTGGTTCTTGCCATTAAAGAAGCTTTTAGCCTTGATGCCATTGATGTGGGCTTGGCACAGCTTGGAAAAGAAACAAGAGCTTGTTGCTTACGGAAGATAACAAAGGAATCCTCGAGCAGAGAAGTCGCGCTGGGAACTACACGTACATGTCCGCGAATCAAAATGAGTTATATTCTTTGAATAGCCAGAAAACGGAACATGTATGATCGCTGTGAAGTATCAGGAGATGACGTGAAAATTCACAATTCTCGCCCATGCCAGAAACTTCATAAAAAAAGTAACACCTCCCAGGTATCTCCTAAATAAATCACTAAGCTACACTTAAAAAGGCAGCGTctttttttttttctaaaaaaacttccaatctattcctCAACTGTCAAGGTAGCACAAAAAATAGCAGAAATAAAAAATATATCAAATCCGTATACTACCTAGCGATGACTATAAGTACTGGagcaagccgaaggcgcgccacTGTCATTCcccctccctcatcggagccgAAC
The window above is part of the Triticum aestivum cultivar Chinese Spring chromosome 2A, IWGSC CS RefSeq v2.1, whole genome shotgun sequence genome. Proteins encoded here:
- the LOC123190803 gene encoding early nodulin-75 isoform X1, with amino-acid sequence MLLSTQISTIILRVDLDCHQCYKKIRKILCSLQDQERIRTISFDTNNNAVIIDGPFDPHKLSCRIRCKGGKVIKGVQIMGDGKPEEMAGPPPSNSRKKKSKSKGKGKESPPPPAEQPQAYHPQPPTEQQPQAYYPQPPTEQPPAYHQQPPTEQPQEYHPQQHTEQQPAYHPQPPAEQPQEYHHPQQPPPDREMSATMQAVREEERPKERPAELETPKEMQVHFVPEAGPECHKNPRERRHPMGEMPSWNGPPMVEIPSLPARPVGSCRCTCCASCYQGYYGSCRCSDCGRTYGYTAAVALPPPAGCYGGARAPYCGGYSGYRVICEEDQAGACIIM
- the LOC123190803 gene encoding early nodulin-75 isoform X2 — its product is MTDQISTIILRVDLDCHQCYKKIRKILCSLQDQERIRTISFDTNNNAVIIDGPFDPHKLSCRIRCKGGKVIKGVQIMGDGKPEEMAGPPPSNSRKKKSKSKGKGKESPPPPAEQPQAYHPQPPTEQQPQAYYPQPPTEQPPAYHQQPPTEQPQEYHPQQHTEQQPAYHPQPPAEQPQEYHHPQQPPPDREMSATMQAVREEERPKERPAELETPKEMQVHFVPEAGPECHKNPRERRHPMGEMPSWNGPPMVEIPSLPARPVGSCRCTCCASCYQGYYGSCRCSDCGRTYGYTAAVALPPPAGCYGGARAPYCGGYSGYRVICEEDQAGACIIM